In a single window of the Penaeus monodon isolate SGIC_2016 chromosome 3, NSTDA_Pmon_1, whole genome shotgun sequence genome:
- the LOC119586392 gene encoding uncharacterized protein LOC119586392 yields the protein MGFHSTLPIRLDIFHHHNCHYQPPCIQVPQPFDRHPPPLSPQGAVFIGVIIAGALDGGTLVRKRAVSQISEIESELLSTIGQLDTHGCIMKMLCILQTEPPETRTPEENVLVELLSNSVLTFSNEVNATVLHPSEEGGVPSHSAEDCDAFFSMCAYEKEILRGLLRQVFSCGMPSL from the coding sequence TTTTCACTCCACTTTGCCAATCCGCCTCGATATCTTTCACCATCACAACTGCCATTATCAGCCACCATGCATACAGGTTCCTCAGCCATTTgaccgccaccccccccccctctcccctcagggCGCAGTGTTCATCGGCGTCATCATCGCCGGGGCGCTCGACGGGGGGACGCTGGTGAGGAAGCGCGCCGTCAGCCAGATCTCCGAGATCGAGTCCGAACTCCTGTCCACCATCGGCCAGCTGGACACTCACGGGTGTATCATGAAGATGCTGTGTATCCTCCAGACGGAACCCCCGGAGACTCGCACGCCCGAGGAGAATGTCCTGGTTGAACTCTTGTCTAACAGCGTCTTGACCTTCTCGAACGAGGTCAACGCGACGGTTCTTCATCCGAGCGAGGAGGGAGGTGTTCCGAGCCACAGCGCTGAGGACTGTGATGCGTTCTTCAGCATGTGTGCTTATGAGAAAGAGATACTGAGAGGGCTTCTTCGCCAGGTCTTTAGCTGCGGGATGCCCTCCTTGTaa